From a single bacterium genomic region:
- a CDS encoding TolC family protein has product MKAKSWILALGCGALLLCGPARAQEDSQDTPSEVEQPRPAVEVLTEPTGEFRLNALKGDPVELTLRDVVLQTLMQNLDIKISKKDRDIAAEQVFAELGIYDPVFEAGVTRTQIDEQSRTLPQNRWTVDEKDTQSYAALSQRTPWGTMVTLEFTDHRQHILDRDPRVGNTLSPSYRQTAGVTVTQPLLKNFGPLVNNANIRIAKRRLDQSNEAFRGQIMDQLASVMGAYWELVFTIRNLDVQEQALASARELERVNKARVDVGSLPRLSLVQAQAEVAYRESLVVNAESAVAQAQDNLLQLMNWDRTDLDKEWNRPIIPVDSPEFTPDVRFSDSELINVAFARRPDFLAAVTELDVAHINRDVSKRQRLPELNVFGSYTYSGLDNSRWGAFDYVDDMDYTDYSFGAEFRFPLFNRQARAQYHQSLDYAEQQELFIQQLEVAITGQVRASTRSVRTALRRIDATRKQVTADQEKLDAEIKRREVGERTTFDVLDFQDDLAQSQASEARAMVDYQIAMIELARSTGTLLDAQNILVDDQVPPGGFDLGFQPVSTDSITPEEVDEAVPSAQHLLAPLQ; this is encoded by the coding sequence TTGAAAGCCAAGAGTTGGATCCTCGCCCTGGGCTGTGGAGCGCTGCTGCTCTGTGGTCCGGCTCGCGCACAGGAAGATTCTCAAGATACACCCAGCGAAGTTGAGCAACCCCGGCCGGCTGTCGAAGTACTGACAGAGCCCACCGGTGAATTCCGCCTGAACGCCCTCAAGGGCGATCCCGTGGAACTGACACTCCGGGATGTGGTGCTGCAGACCTTGATGCAGAATCTCGACATCAAGATCAGCAAGAAGGATCGCGATATCGCGGCGGAGCAGGTCTTCGCCGAACTCGGCATTTACGATCCGGTATTCGAAGCAGGCGTCACACGTACGCAGATCGACGAGCAAAGTCGCACCCTTCCGCAGAACCGCTGGACCGTGGACGAGAAGGACACCCAGTCCTACGCGGCACTGTCCCAGCGCACGCCGTGGGGTACGATGGTCACTTTGGAATTCACCGACCATCGCCAGCACATCCTCGACCGCGATCCGCGCGTCGGCAACACGCTGTCTCCATCCTACCGACAGACGGCCGGCGTGACGGTCACGCAGCCACTGCTGAAGAATTTCGGCCCGCTCGTTAACAACGCCAATATCCGCATCGCAAAGCGCCGTCTCGATCAGTCGAACGAAGCCTTCCGTGGGCAGATCATGGACCAACTTGCCTCTGTGATGGGCGCATACTGGGAGCTTGTATTCACGATTCGGAATCTGGATGTGCAGGAGCAGGCCCTTGCGTCGGCTCGCGAACTCGAACGCGTGAACAAGGCCCGCGTCGACGTCGGTTCGCTGCCGCGGCTCTCCCTTGTTCAAGCCCAGGCGGAGGTCGCGTATCGCGAATCCCTTGTGGTGAATGCCGAATCCGCGGTGGCACAGGCCCAGGACAACCTCCTTCAACTGATGAACTGGGACCGGACCGATCTTGACAAGGAATGGAATCGCCCGATCATCCCGGTGGATTCGCCGGAGTTCACCCCCGATGTCCGTTTCAGCGACAGCGAACTGATCAATGTCGCCTTCGCGCGCCGGCCGGACTTCCTGGCTGCTGTAACGGAACTCGATGTCGCACACATCAATCGCGACGTCTCGAAGCGCCAGCGTCTTCCCGAACTGAACGTCTTCGGCAGCTATACGTACTCGGGCCTCGACAATTCGCGCTGGGGCGCGTTCGACTACGTCGACGACATGGACTACACGGACTACTCGTTTGGTGCAGAGTTCCGCTTCCCGCTGTTCAATCGTCAGGCCCGGGCGCAGTACCACCAATCACTCGATTATGCCGAGCAGCAGGAGTTGTTCATCCAGCAGCTCGAAGTTGCGATCACCGGCCAGGTGCGCGCCAGCACGCGCTCCGTTCGCACGGCACTGCGCCGCATCGATGCCACGCGCAAGCAGGTTACCGCCGACCAGGAGAAGCTGGACGCTGAAATCAAGCGTCGCGAAGTCGGCGAGCGCACGACATTCGATGTCTTGGACTTCCAGGACGACCTGGCCCAATCCCAGGCCTCGGAAGCACGCGCGATGGTGGACTATCAGATTGCAATGATTGAGCTCGCGCGTTCGACCGGAACGCTGCTGGATGCACAGAATATTCTTGTCGACGACCAGGTTCCGCCGGGTGGCTTCGACCTTGGCTTCCAGCCAGTCTCGACCGACTCGATCACTCCTGAAGAGGTCGACGAGGCAGTGCCGAGCGCGCAGCATCTGCTCGCTCCGCTGCAGTAG
- a CDS encoding preprotein translocase subunit SecE: MDFSEQTWTKAELRRTGIAVSLAVLVIAALLFFGVDWNIERRKAQQKLERLYRDLMIVQVTLNQMQRADGAFPAPAEGALPKSISEFYARNQGDAPYYQDLARYLRLDLFAAEGPQRAPLGYWVKEDGDRWIVISRGPDQDFDLTEDTVRTWEPSKWLLATYDPTNGVASSGDIWIYNGAE; encoded by the coding sequence GTGGACTTTTCTGAACAGACGTGGACAAAAGCGGAACTTCGCCGCACCGGCATTGCGGTTTCCTTGGCTGTTCTGGTCATCGCCGCTTTGTTGTTCTTCGGGGTCGATTGGAATATCGAACGGCGCAAGGCGCAACAGAAGCTCGAACGTCTTTACCGAGATCTCATGATTGTGCAGGTGACCCTGAATCAGATGCAGCGTGCGGACGGAGCCTTCCCAGCGCCCGCGGAAGGTGCGCTGCCGAAATCCATCTCAGAATTCTATGCTCGAAACCAAGGCGATGCGCCTTACTACCAGGATCTCGCGCGCTATCTCCGGCTGGATCTCTTCGCCGCCGAGGGACCGCAACGCGCTCCGCTTGGTTACTGGGTCAAAGAAGATGGAGACCGCTGGATCGTAATCTCCCGAGGGCCGGATCAGGATTTCGATCTGACTGAGGACACGGTGCGAACGTGGGAGCCCTCAAAATGGCTACTGGCCACGTACGATCCGACGAACGGCGTGGCCAGCAGTGGAGATATCTGGATTTATAACGGCGCTGAGTAG
- a CDS encoding PKD domain-containing protein, which translates to MIGQELGWNFVERVVDRGFFEDQLVEHETTGLRAVRRLFSENFCADDIAVGTVRRQVEKAAVVQHPGIPAVLHVEDTGKQIAIYYEYIHGRAFEKMTRDRDFSKPKAWGGYSLAIVHLLLTLRQFGLGYDRLLLEDLVLLDGLIRVRNRWPIGDLDESETGGSPFLERMAQSPYGGVYAVEKRHPHAEALNRLKNLLYFMASGQWEQNMSQTIERHTAEKATGRSVSKTPLGLEYEIEDILMRLHDPAGERGIKSLEELENALTLLTGSSRASQSRASQSRASRSVSRSSQPDSISKTMGKPAPGSEWDSSGEIPMPEIPSPDEQEREYQRASAEAARIHNTEDALPKLGGPSDSDTGSRGLPQEATDDEDDDEDRSYLYPTRPSGDSTSRPMLSTSSLASAETTRRATKPARIKEPIEWGLWIKIFGALMVFGVIIVGAVFGVKYILLKKPNHAPVAQFQHTPGTLTVLQKIELDATHSSDTDGDSLTYTWRVVDLPKSDYLIRPNGSSESAQTTLQFFVSGEYTVELSVFDGALSSDPARQTLLIETAQPR; encoded by the coding sequence ATGATCGGCCAGGAACTCGGATGGAATTTCGTCGAACGCGTCGTGGACCGCGGGTTCTTCGAGGATCAGCTTGTCGAGCATGAGACCACCGGACTGCGTGCCGTACGTCGTTTGTTCTCAGAGAATTTCTGCGCCGACGATATCGCCGTCGGCACGGTGCGTCGCCAGGTCGAGAAGGCCGCCGTCGTTCAGCACCCCGGAATTCCTGCAGTTCTACACGTGGAGGACACCGGCAAGCAGATTGCGATCTACTACGAGTACATCCACGGACGCGCATTCGAGAAGATGACGCGCGACCGCGACTTCAGCAAACCCAAGGCCTGGGGCGGATATTCCCTGGCGATCGTGCATCTTCTCCTGACACTGCGTCAGTTCGGGCTTGGCTACGATCGGCTGCTGCTGGAGGACCTTGTTCTTCTCGATGGTCTAATCAGAGTTCGTAATCGCTGGCCGATTGGCGATCTCGACGAAAGCGAAACCGGCGGCAGTCCATTCCTGGAACGTATGGCGCAATCTCCGTATGGTGGAGTCTATGCCGTCGAGAAGCGACACCCGCATGCCGAGGCCCTCAATCGTCTGAAGAACTTGCTCTACTTCATGGCCTCCGGCCAGTGGGAACAGAACATGTCCCAGACGATCGAGCGACACACGGCTGAAAAGGCCACCGGTCGTTCCGTCAGCAAGACACCGCTGGGTCTCGAATACGAAATCGAAGATATCCTGATGCGGCTGCACGACCCAGCGGGGGAGCGCGGCATCAAGTCGCTCGAGGAACTGGAGAACGCGTTGACGCTGCTGACTGGCAGTTCGCGAGCCAGTCAAAGTCGTGCGAGCCAAAGCCGGGCTAGTCGAAGTGTCTCACGATCCAGTCAGCCGGATTCGATCTCAAAGACCATGGGCAAGCCGGCGCCGGGATCGGAGTGGGATTCCTCCGGCGAAATCCCGATGCCGGAAATTCCCTCGCCCGACGAGCAGGAACGCGAATATCAGCGCGCAAGCGCCGAGGCCGCGCGCATCCATAATACCGAAGATGCATTGCCGAAGCTCGGCGGCCCCAGCGATTCCGATACGGGCAGCAGAGGCCTTCCCCAGGAGGCGACCGACGATGAGGATGACGACGAGGATCGCAGCTACCTCTACCCGACGCGGCCATCCGGCGATTCGACATCCCGTCCAATGCTATCCACTTCCAGCCTCGCATCGGCTGAAACCACCAGGCGCGCAACGAAGCCCGCTCGCATTAAAGAGCCAATCGAGTGGGGATTGTGGATCAAGATCTTTGGGGCCCTCATGGTCTTTGGTGTGATCATCGTCGGCGCCGTCTTCGGCGTGAAGTACATTCTCCTGAAGAAGCCGAACCATGCGCCGGTTGCGCAGTTCCAGCACACTCCCGGCACTCTGACCGTTCTGCAGAAGATCGAACTGGATGCCACCCATTCAAGCGATACGGATGGCGACTCGTTGACGTATACCTGGCGAGTCGTCGATCTGCCCAAATCGGACTACCTGATTCGCCCGAATGGCAGTTCGGAATCCGCGCAGACAACGCTACAGTTCTTTGTCAGTGGTGAATATACCGTCGAACTGTCGGTGTTTGACGGCGCGCTGTCCAGCGATCCCGCCCGGCAGACGCTCCTGATCGAAACCGCACAACCGCGCTGA
- a CDS encoding NAD-dependent deacylase, with protein sequence MTEALAEVAQWLQDARSVLVLTGAGISAESGIPTFRGKDGWWKNHDPMELASPEGFARNPALVWEWYAYRYHLVEKAQPNPGHHAIAHLEERTPAFLLLTQNVDGLHRRAGSKNVHEIHGSIQRMRCTRTGKIYHPTDVPIEPPFPLKTPDGDLLRPDVVWFGETIRMDAAEAVEDFLATHHPDVCLLIGTSALFAYIQSWSLRAKYAGARLVEINAERSTLSGMADAFIQQQAGTALPQLVEALT encoded by the coding sequence ATGACCGAAGCGCTCGCAGAAGTCGCTCAATGGTTGCAGGACGCCCGGTCGGTGCTCGTCCTGACCGGCGCGGGCATCTCTGCCGAGAGTGGCATTCCCACCTTCCGTGGGAAAGACGGGTGGTGGAAGAACCACGACCCGATGGAACTTGCATCGCCGGAAGGATTTGCGCGGAACCCAGCGCTCGTGTGGGAATGGTACGCCTACCGTTACCATCTCGTCGAGAAAGCTCAGCCAAATCCTGGGCACCACGCGATCGCGCATTTGGAGGAACGGACTCCTGCGTTCCTGTTACTGACCCAGAATGTCGATGGCTTGCACCGTCGCGCCGGCAGCAAGAACGTGCATGAAATCCACGGTTCGATCCAACGCATGCGTTGCACGCGAACGGGCAAAATCTACCATCCGACCGATGTGCCGATCGAGCCTCCGTTCCCGCTGAAGACTCCCGACGGCGACCTGCTGCGTCCGGACGTTGTCTGGTTTGGCGAGACGATTCGTATGGATGCGGCGGAGGCCGTTGAGGACTTTCTTGCAACCCACCATCCCGATGTCTGCCTGCTCATCGGAACGTCTGCGCTCTTTGCCTATATTCAAAGCTGGAGTCTGCGCGCCAAGTACGCCGGCGCACGACTTGTTGAAATCAACGCCGAGCGTTCCACCCTGTCGGGCATGGCCGACGCGTTCATTCAGCAGCAGGCAGGGACTGCGCTCCCTCAACTTGTCGAGGCCCTTACCTAG
- a CDS encoding GNAT family N-acetyltransferase, with the protein MTEVIIRNTRPEDFEAIAALCRIVYPDDPPWGNATLGKHLEVFPEGQFVAEDRSDGRILGMAASLIVLWDDYERHGNWREFTDAGMFTNHDPEGHTLYGAEVMVHPDSQGKGIGRKIYAARRELVRQLGLLRIRAGARLRGYHRCAGTLSAEEYVLKVVKGELHDPTLTFQLKQEFRVLYVVDNYLRYDEPSQGYAAVIEWINPEVAKKGDYAARDPKFSGPFDEKLD; encoded by the coding sequence GTGACTGAAGTCATTATTCGCAATACCCGGCCCGAGGATTTCGAGGCCATTGCTGCGCTCTGCCGGATTGTCTACCCGGACGATCCGCCCTGGGGAAATGCAACCCTGGGGAAACACCTGGAGGTCTTTCCGGAAGGTCAGTTTGTCGCGGAAGATCGGAGCGATGGACGTATCCTCGGGATGGCCGCCAGCCTGATCGTCTTGTGGGACGATTACGAGCGCCACGGAAACTGGCGCGAGTTCACCGACGCCGGCATGTTCACGAACCACGATCCGGAAGGTCACACGCTCTACGGGGCGGAAGTCATGGTTCATCCCGATTCGCAGGGCAAGGGAATCGGCCGGAAGATCTATGCCGCCAGGCGAGAACTCGTCCGCCAACTTGGGTTGCTGCGTATTCGTGCGGGCGCTCGCCTGCGCGGCTACCATCGCTGCGCGGGAACGTTGTCTGCCGAGGAGTACGTCCTGAAGGTTGTGAAGGGCGAACTGCACGATCCAACGTTGACGTTCCAACTGAAGCAGGAGTTCCGGGTCCTGTACGTGGTCGACAATTACCTTCGCTACGACGAACCCAGCCAGGGCTACGCAGCCGTCATCGAGTGGATTAATCCGGAGGTCGCAAAGAAGGGGGACTACGCGGCGCGCGATCCCAAGTTCTCGGGACCGTTTGACGAGAAGCTCGACTAG